The Sphingosinicella flava genome includes the window GCGGCCTGATCATGCCGGGGCCGCGCCAGTGGCGGGGGCCCGGCTAGCTTATTTCTCCGGCGTATAGCCGAAGATCCGAAGCGTGAAGGGGACGGCATAATCTTTCCTCAGCGCTGCATCGCGGTCGGCACGCGCGCCCTTTTCGTTTCCAAGCCTCCTCTGCGCCTCGCCCCGCATGTAGAGGCTTTCCGCGAGATTGGGATTGAGGGACAGCGCCATGTCCAGATCGGCAATCGCTTCGGCATAGCGCCCCTGCTTGAACTTCACGAAGGCGCGGCTGTCGTAAACCTCGCCGCTTCCAGGGCTCAGTGCGATGCCCCGATCGCAATCCCGCAATGCGAGATCCAATTCGATATTGGCGACCGCCCGGGCGAGACAGCGCTGATTGTAGAGATCGAAATCGCCGGATTTTGCGGCAATGCCTTTGCCGAGTAGCGCAATGGCCTCCGGAATACGGTCGAAATAGAGCATGTATGCGGTTCGGGTGGAATCGTAATCATCCCAATCCGGGCTGGAGTCCTGCGCATCGATCAATGCGAAGAGCTTTTCGATACTCTTTTGCGCTTCGGTTTTTTCGCCAAAATCCCTGAGAACGGCCGCTTGCATCATCCAGCTGTCGAAGGTCTCAGGCGCAATTTCGACCAATTTGCCGGCGGCTTCGAGTGCCCCGGCGCGATCGCCTTTGGCAGCCTTGAAGCGAGCCAAATCGTACCAACCCATCCAGAAGGCCGGTTGAATGGCGACCGCGCGCTCGGTATCGGCCAGCATCGCCTGGAAGTTGCCGAGCTGCATGTGCGCGCGGGCGCGGCTCACGTAGGATGAGCTGTTGCCCTCTTGCTCTTCGATCGATTCGGTCAGGAGCGTTACCGCCTCCTGGAATTTCCCTTTTTTAAGGGCGAGCTGCCCAAGGGCCAGGTTGGTGAGATAGCCCGCGCCTTCGCCACCCTCGAAACCGGAAAGCAATTTTTCGGCTTCCTCTACATTGTCCTTCTCGAGCAGAATTAGGGACAGCCGAAGCGGTGCGTCCGTCATCTCGGGATCGCGCTCATGAGCCAGGCGGAAATCGGCAGCCGCGCCGTCCGTGTCGTTGTTCCAGTCGCGAACGATGCCCCGCATCACATAGCCATAGGGTGTGAGAGGCTCCTCGCTCAGCAGTAAAGCCTTTTCCTCCTCCGACCAGACATAGTTCACAGGCGCCACGACGAAGGCATCGTTTTCCTTCAGCCGCTCGAGGTCGGGCTGTGCGATCAGCAAATCCGCGCGTGTCAGGCGCCGAATCTGGCGCCTGGTCGTCACGGCGGTAACCCGCCCTTCATTCAATGTGACATTGCGCGTGAAGCGCAGTCCGGCGATCGTCACGTCGTAATCCTGGCCGGTGATGGTGAATCCTTCGCCGCCATTGGGCAGGATGATCGTCTGCGACATGCGCATGTCGCGAAGATCGCCGACGGTGCCGTCTTCCTGCAGCAACGCCTGCAAATCCACGTTGCGCACGACATCGCCGATGAGATTGTAGCGCTCCGCTCCATTTTCGGCCGTGGCGGTCCAAGACATCTGGACGACGCCCTCCATCTGGAAAACCGATGGCTTGGCCCCTTTGCCAGGGTCGAGAGTCGCATGGAGGAAGCGCATGTTGGCGGCGCGCGCGCGATAATTTTCTAATATGGCAGCCTTGCCGGATTCCTGGACCTCGGCCCGCACCATCCGGGCCATTTCGCCGCGCCGCGTTTCATGAACCGTCATCGGAAGGGGATAGGAATAACCTTTGGACGCATCCATCATGATGCGGATATCCTGGTCGAAGAAGGGATGTTCCTGGCCAGCGCGAGCGGGCGGCGTTTCGCGAGCGATAACCGCTATTTCCGCCCCACTGGAAAGCGCTATCGCGATCGCGATCAGGTTGGTCCACTTCATGCCGATCCTCCCCCCATACAGTCACCCCCGCGGTGATCAGGCTAGCGCAACCCCTGATCCCGCGAAAGCGGGTTTGTCGTACCGCAACCAATACCCATATATGGATCGCAAGGCCGACTTCCGGCATGGAGTAGAAATGACCGAATCCTATCCCGTTCTCCCCTTACGCGACATCGTCGTGTTTCCGCAGATGATCGTGCCGCTCTTCGTGGGGCGCGACAAATCGGTGGCGGCGCTGGAAAGCGCGATGGCGGCGGACAAATCCATTTTCCTCGTTTCCCAATTGGACCCGTCCGAGGACGATCCCGACCGCGATGCCCTTTACGACCTCGGCGTCATTGCGACGGTGCTGCAGCTTTTGAAGTTGCCGGACGGCACGGTGCGCGTGCTGGTCGAGGGGCAAAAACGCGCGACGCTGACCGCGCTCGAAGAGACGGGCAAGCATCTCGTCGCCCAGGTCGAACCGGTTGAAATCGTGGAGAGCGAAGGACCGGAGGCGGAGGCGCTGATGCGTTCCGTCGTCGAGCAGTTCGAAAATTATTCGAAATTGAACAAGAAGCTGCCCGCTGAAACCGCGGTACAGCTCGGTGAGATCGAGGACGCGTCGAAGCTCGCCGACGCGGTCGCAGCCAATATCGCCATCAAGGTCGCTGACAAGCAGTCTCTCTTGGTCGAATTGGAC containing:
- a CDS encoding tetratricopeptide repeat protein translates to MKWTNLIAIAIALSSGAEIAVIARETPPARAGQEHPFFDQDIRIMMDASKGYSYPLPMTVHETRRGEMARMVRAEVQESGKAAILENYRARAANMRFLHATLDPGKGAKPSVFQMEGVVQMSWTATAENGAERYNLIGDVVRNVDLQALLQEDGTVGDLRDMRMSQTIILPNGGEGFTITGQDYDVTIAGLRFTRNVTLNEGRVTAVTTRRQIRRLTRADLLIAQPDLERLKENDAFVVAPVNYVWSEEEKALLLSEEPLTPYGYVMRGIVRDWNNDTDGAAADFRLAHERDPEMTDAPLRLSLILLEKDNVEEAEKLLSGFEGGEGAGYLTNLALGQLALKKGKFQEAVTLLTESIEEQEGNSSSYVSRARAHMQLGNFQAMLADTERAVAIQPAFWMGWYDLARFKAAKGDRAGALEAAGKLVEIAPETFDSWMMQAAVLRDFGEKTEAQKSIEKLFALIDAQDSSPDWDDYDSTRTAYMLYFDRIPEAIALLGKGIAAKSGDFDLYNQRCLARAVANIELDLALRDCDRGIALSPGSGEVYDSRAFVKFKQGRYAEAIADLDMALSLNPNLAESLYMRGEAQRRLGNEKGARADRDAALRKDYAVPFTLRIFGYTPEK